One part of the Olleya sp. YS genome encodes these proteins:
- the pyrF gene encoding orotidine-5'-phosphate decarboxylase produces the protein MTTEQLTDQIKKKKSFLCIGLDVDLNKIPKHLLDTEDPIFEFNKAIIDATHHLCVAYKPNTAFYEAYGIKGWKALEKTIQYLNKNHPDIFTIADAKRGDIGNTSTMYAKAFFEDLAFDSVTVAPYMGKDSVEPFLAFKNKHTILLALTSNAGAFDFQTKSIDGKELYKQVLETSKTYQNSENLMYVVGATKAEFFSDIRKIIPNSFLLVPGVGAQGGNLQEVCKYGMNDNVGLLINSSRGIIYASNQDDFAQAAANNAEALQQQMEEILNK, from the coding sequence ATGACAACAGAACAACTAACTGACCAAATCAAAAAAAAGAAATCCTTTTTATGTATAGGATTGGATGTCGATTTAAATAAAATTCCAAAACATCTTTTAGATACCGAAGATCCTATTTTTGAATTTAATAAAGCCATCATTGATGCGACACATCATTTATGTGTGGCTTATAAACCTAATACTGCGTTTTATGAAGCTTATGGAATTAAAGGTTGGAAAGCGTTAGAAAAAACAATTCAATATCTAAACAAAAACCATCCAGACATTTTTACGATTGCTGACGCTAAACGTGGAGATATTGGTAATACTAGTACCATGTATGCCAAAGCCTTTTTTGAGGATTTAGCGTTTGATAGTGTTACTGTTGCACCTTATATGGGTAAAGATTCTGTCGAGCCTTTTTTAGCGTTTAAAAACAAGCACACCATATTGTTAGCCTTAACATCAAATGCTGGTGCATTTGATTTTCAGACAAAATCTATTGACGGAAAAGAGTTATATAAACAAGTACTAGAAACGTCTAAAACTTACCAGAATTCTGAAAATTTAATGTATGTTGTTGGTGCGACTAAAGCAGAATTTTTTTCTGACATCAGAAAAATTATTCCTAATAGCTTTTTACTCGTGCCAGGAGTAGGTGCTCAAGGCGGAAACCTACAAGAGGTTTGTAAATATGGTATGAATGACAATGTTGGATTACTAATCAATTCTTCTAGAGGGATTATTTACGCTTCAAATCAAGACGATTTTGCTCAAGCTGCAGCTAATAATGCTGAAGCTTTGCAGCAGCAAATGGAGGAGATACTTAATAAGTAA
- a CDS encoding helical backbone metal receptor: MQLKDQIGNIILLNSTPKRIISLVPSQTELLFDLGLEDAVVGITKFCVHPFHFKSTKIIVGGTKQINVEKIKALQPDIILCNKEENTKEIVEACQEICHIHVSDIITINDCLELISQYGQLFNKRINAQKIKDKIEFNLKDFQNYIKDKPTLKTAYFIWRNPWMVAANNTFINYLLELNKFNNIYNNQERYPEIDITKLRVEGDPEIILLSSEPYPFKEEHAFEVGRHSHHAKTIFVNGEYFSWYGSRLTKAFSYFKQLRERL; encoded by the coding sequence ATGCAATTAAAAGACCAAATAGGGAATATTATTTTACTTAATTCGACTCCAAAACGAATCATCTCATTAGTCCCTTCTCAAACCGAATTGCTCTTTGATTTAGGATTAGAAGATGCTGTAGTTGGTATTACAAAATTCTGTGTACACCCTTTTCATTTTAAAAGTACAAAGATAATTGTTGGTGGTACAAAGCAAATTAATGTCGAAAAAATCAAAGCTTTACAACCTGATATAATTTTGTGTAATAAAGAAGAAAATACAAAAGAAATTGTAGAAGCTTGTCAAGAGATTTGTCATATTCATGTTTCAGATATTATTACTATTAATGACTGCTTAGAATTGATTTCTCAATATGGACAGCTCTTTAATAAACGTATTAATGCACAGAAAATAAAAGACAAAATTGAATTTAATTTAAAAGATTTTCAAAATTATATAAAAGATAAGCCAACATTAAAAACCGCTTATTTTATTTGGCGAAACCCTTGGATGGTAGCTGCTAATAATACGTTTATTAATTATCTTTTAGAATTGAATAAATTTAATAACATCTACAATAATCAAGAACGCTATCCGGAAATAGATATTACAAAGTTAAGAGTAGAAGGTGATCCAGAAATTATCTTATTGTCCAGCGAGCCTTATCCTTTTAAAGAAGAACACGCGTTTGAAGTAGGAAGACATAGCCATCACGCTAAAACTATATTTGTTAATGGAGAATATTTTTCTTGGTATGGGTCTAGATTAACTAAGGCATTTAGCTACTTTAAACAATTAAGAGAGCGGTTGTGA
- a CDS encoding Lacal_2735 family protein produces the protein MSRRDKLKQHQHKLNKRYKQLVEHAYNLRQTDHEASDVSEYRAIKLLDKLNKLKYLVREQSQPLS, from the coding sequence ATGAGTCGTAGAGACAAACTAAAACAGCACCAACATAAATTAAACAAACGCTACAAACAACTTGTAGAACACGCTTATAACCTACGCCAAACTGATCATGAAGCTAGTGATGTATCAGAATACAGAGCTATTAAGCTTTTAGATAAGCTAAACAAACTAAAATATTTAGTTAGAGAACAATCACAACCGCTCTCTTAA
- a CDS encoding DUF4197 domain-containing protein, which produces MKKILTLLVILNVTACAELRDVVNQLPQGGGVSELDIANGLREALDLGIDKQVSKLTQTDGFFKNELVKILLPEELQKVDKALRDIGLGNLADEGLKVLNRAAEDAVGEATPIFVNAVKDITFTDAKNILLGNNDAATNYLKSKTETALYNKFNPIIKASFSKVGADQIWENLINRYNTIPFTNNVNPDLTDYVTSEALKGVYTMIAVEEQDIRTKVSSRATDLLKKVFALQD; this is translated from the coding sequence ATGAAAAAAATTTTAACCCTTTTAGTTATATTAAATGTTACTGCTTGTGCAGAATTACGAGACGTTGTTAATCAATTACCTCAAGGAGGTGGAGTAAGCGAATTAGATATTGCTAACGGATTGCGCGAAGCTCTAGATTTAGGAATCGATAAACAAGTTTCTAAATTAACCCAGACAGACGGTTTTTTTAAAAACGAATTGGTTAAGATTTTACTACCTGAAGAATTACAAAAAGTAGACAAAGCGTTAAGAGATATAGGATTAGGTAATTTGGCTGATGAAGGTTTAAAAGTATTAAACAGAGCAGCTGAAGATGCTGTTGGAGAAGCTACACCTATTTTTGTAAATGCAGTTAAAGATATTACATTTACTGATGCTAAAAATATACTATTAGGCAATAATGATGCTGCAACAAACTATTTAAAATCTAAAACAGAGACAGCTTTATATAACAAGTTTAATCCAATCATCAAAGCATCGTTTAGTAAAGTTGGTGCTGACCAAATTTGGGAGAATTTAATTAATAGATACAATACCATACCGTTTACTAATAATGTTAATCCAGATTTAACAGATTATGTTACTAGTGAAGCTTTAAAAGGTGTATACACTATGATTGCTGTCGAGGAGCAAGATATAAGAACAAAAGTTAGCTCTAGAGCAACAGATTTGCTCAAAAAAGTATTTGCTTTACAGGACTAG
- the purU gene encoding formyltetrahydrofolate deformylase, whose protein sequence is MKKITLLINCKDQSGIIANVTNFIANNHGNIVYIDQHVDREQNIFFMRLESEFKNDTFTMESFKTNFKTDLAKTFEMKWRVYTSEDIPKMALFVSKYDHCLYDILGRYNSGELDVEIPFIVSNHNNLKPIANSFNIPFYHIPVTKDTKAEAEDQQLELCKTFGVDFIVLARYMQIVSNKIISQFPNKVINIHHSFLPAFVGAKPYHSAYKRGVKIIGATSHYVTEELDAGPIIEQDVTRVSHTHAIGDLIAKGRDLEKIVLANAIKLHIKRKVMVYNNKTVIFS, encoded by the coding sequence ATGAAAAAAATAACCTTACTAATTAATTGTAAAGACCAATCTGGTATTATTGCTAATGTCACAAATTTTATTGCTAATAACCATGGTAATATTGTTTACATAGATCAACATGTCGATAGAGAACAAAATATCTTTTTTATGCGTTTAGAAAGTGAGTTTAAGAATGACACCTTCACCATGGAGTCTTTTAAAACTAATTTTAAAACAGACTTAGCAAAAACATTTGAAATGAAATGGCGTGTATATACTTCTGAAGACATCCCGAAAATGGCTTTGTTTGTCTCTAAATATGATCATTGTTTGTACGATATTTTAGGAAGATATAATTCTGGAGAATTAGATGTAGAAATCCCTTTTATTGTAAGCAATCATAATAATTTAAAACCTATAGCTAATAGCTTTAATATTCCATTTTACCACATTCCTGTAACTAAAGACACTAAAGCTGAGGCTGAAGACCAACAATTAGAATTGTGTAAAACATTTGGTGTCGATTTTATTGTGCTTGCACGTTACATGCAAATAGTATCAAACAAAATTATTAGTCAGTTTCCTAATAAGGTAATTAACATTCATCATTCTTTTTTACCAGCATTTGTTGGTGCAAAACCTTACCATTCTGCTTATAAACGAGGTGTTAAAATTATAGGTGCTACTAGCCACTATGTTACAGAAGAATTAGATGCTGGACCAATCATAGAACAAGATGTCACAAGAGTCTCTCATACTCATGCTATTGGTGATTTGATAGCCAAAGGACGAGATTTGGAAAAAATAGTATTAGCTAATGCCATTAAACTTCATATTAAACGAAAAGTAATGGTTTATAATAATAAAACTGTTATTTTCTCATAG